The following proteins are co-located in the bacterium genome:
- a CDS encoding N-acetyltransferase, whose product MAEPLVRPALRSDLAEITAIYNHYVEAGPVTFDVRTFSESEREPWLGQFTADGPHRLFVLEEDGAVQGYAGSMPFRPKPAYATSVETTVYVAPRCQGRGHATRLYEALFAALADHDLNRFLAGITLPNDPSIRLHERFGFRKIGVFTEVGRKHDRYWDVAWYEKANPTEERSGLSA is encoded by the coding sequence ATGGCCGAGCCCCTCGTACGCCCCGCGCTGCGGAGCGATCTCGCGGAGATCACCGCGATCTACAACCACTATGTCGAAGCTGGCCCCGTGACCTTCGACGTGCGCACCTTCAGTGAGAGCGAACGCGAGCCCTGGCTCGGCCAGTTCACCGCGGACGGCCCCCATCGCCTGTTCGTGCTCGAGGAAGACGGGGCCGTCCAGGGCTACGCCGGCTCGATGCCCTTTCGTCCCAAGCCGGCCTACGCGACTTCCGTGGAAACGACGGTCTATGTGGCGCCCAGGTGCCAAGGGCGCGGCCACGCGACGAGGCTCTACGAAGCCCTCTTCGCGGCCCTCGCCGACCATGACCTGAACCGCTTCCTTGCCGGGATCACCCTGCCGAACGACCCCTCGATCCGGCTCCACGAGCGCTTCGGCTTCCGCAAGATCGGCGTGTTCACGGAGGTCGGCCGAAAGCACGATCGGTACTGGGACGTCGCCTGGTACGAGAAAGCCAACCCGACGGAGGAGCGTTCCGGGCTCTCCGCCTAG
- a CDS encoding nitroreductase family deazaflavin-dependent oxidoreductase, translating to MLWIRHFLPFITRAHRWMYLASRGWLGGWLPGMRFLLLGHVGRRSGTAYLTPILYVADGDRFILAGSNAGQDRPPAWWLNLQARPEATVQAGRRRLAVKATTARAEEAERLWALLLGSYRWFDSYREATDREIPIVILEPI from the coding sequence ATGCTGTGGATACGCCACTTCCTTCCGTTCATCACCCGCGCCCATCGCTGGATGTACCTGGCGAGCCGTGGTTGGCTCGGCGGATGGCTCCCGGGGATGCGTTTCCTGTTGCTGGGGCATGTCGGCCGTCGAAGTGGGACGGCCTATTTGACACCGATTCTCTACGTCGCAGATGGCGACCGCTTCATCCTTGCGGGCTCGAATGCAGGGCAGGATCGGCCCCCGGCATGGTGGCTCAACCTTCAGGCGCGTCCGGAGGCGACCGTTCAAGCCGGCCGACGTCGTCTCGCCGTCAAAGCGACGACCGCGCGGGCTGAGGAAGCCGAACGGCTCTGGGCGCTTCTTCTCGGTAGCTACCGTTGGTTCGACAGCTATCGCGAAGCGACCGACCGGGAAATCCCGATCGTCATCCTCGAGCCGATCTGA
- a CDS encoding nucleotidyltransferase family protein, translated as MTPNREPFTGRIAAVLLAAGGSSRLGRPKQLLEWRGEPLVRHAARAALDAGVDELIVVAGADRAAIDDTLDGLVLRVVTNPSWTDGIGSSIACGVRAADADAVLLLLSDQPAIDSKLLRQLVDAGRAGHEMVACRYAGVLGVPALFAGKQALACLIELEGDQGARALLARDPSRVFAIGAEQAAFDVDDERDWARWKEQHDAD; from the coding sequence GTGACGCCCAACCGGGAACCCTTCACCGGACGCATCGCTGCCGTGCTGCTTGCCGCCGGCGGATCGAGCCGGCTCGGTCGGCCCAAGCAACTCCTCGAGTGGCGCGGCGAACCCCTCGTGCGGCACGCCGCTCGCGCCGCCCTGGATGCCGGAGTGGATGAACTCATCGTCGTCGCCGGTGCCGACCGCGCGGCCATCGACGACACCCTCGACGGCCTGGTCCTTCGGGTAGTGACCAATCCGTCCTGGACCGATGGAATCGGAAGCTCCATCGCTTGCGGCGTCCGCGCGGCTGACGCAGATGCGGTCCTGCTTCTCCTCTCGGACCAACCCGCCATCGATTCGAAGCTCCTTCGCCAACTGGTCGATGCCGGACGCGCGGGCCACGAGATGGTGGCCTGCCGCTATGCGGGCGTGCTCGGCGTCCCGGCGCTTTTTGCGGGGAAGCAGGCCCTCGCCTGCTTGATCGAACTCGAAGGCGACCAGGGAGCTCGTGCGCTGCTCGCGAGAGATCCGAGCCGTGTCTTCGCCATTGGCGCCGAGCAGGCCGCGTTCGACGTGGACGACGAGCGCGACTGGGCGCGGTGGAAAGAGCAGCATGACGCCGACTGA
- a CDS encoding amidase — translation MAACAGGPALSPPVQAIVDDELSRLDALGQAEQIRRGEVTSRELVERTIARIEALDPPINAVVTRVFERALAEAEGELPDGPFRGVPFLLKDLNDLAGVRTTMGSRMFADYVPTRSSPHALKTLEGGFVVLGKTNTPEFGLVATTESELLGPCRNPWNLEHSTGGSSGGAGAAVAAGMLPIAQASDGGGSIRVPASCCGVFGLKPSRGRNPKAGSKRALDISVKHVVSRTVRDSAAFLALTERKDADAPNKPTGYVTEASSRRLRVAFHTPNVYGVEAHPDVKAAIESTAALCAELGHQVEQASPNYRGLEFRDHFMNLWFSGPEALVRSAVAQGLEPEDVLEPVTLGMAERFRALPEGSTEKAVAFFATYQREMAAFFEVYDVVLSPVLRTPPILLGTQAGTLGFDEVDESLFDYASYTPVWNAAGNPAMSVPLAWSPASLPIGSQFAARLGGEGTLLALAYELEAARPWRERVAPRH, via the coding sequence ATGGCTGCCTGCGCTGGGGGCCCCGCACTTTCTCCTCCCGTGCAGGCGATCGTCGACGACGAACTTTCCCGCCTGGACGCCCTGGGCCAGGCGGAGCAGATCAGGCGCGGGGAGGTGACTTCTCGCGAGTTGGTGGAGCGCACCATCGCTCGAATCGAGGCGCTCGACCCTCCGATCAACGCGGTCGTCACGCGCGTCTTCGAGCGCGCTCTCGCCGAGGCGGAAGGGGAGCTTCCGGACGGGCCGTTTCGCGGTGTGCCCTTCCTGCTGAAGGATCTGAACGATCTGGCGGGCGTTCGGACCACCATGGGCTCCCGGATGTTCGCCGACTACGTCCCCACCCGGAGTTCGCCCCACGCCCTGAAGACCCTCGAGGGCGGTTTCGTGGTTCTCGGCAAGACGAATACGCCGGAATTCGGGCTCGTCGCGACGACCGAATCCGAGCTGTTGGGTCCGTGTCGGAACCCGTGGAACCTGGAGCATTCGACCGGCGGCTCCTCCGGCGGTGCCGGAGCGGCTGTCGCTGCGGGCATGCTTCCGATCGCCCAGGCTTCCGATGGCGGTGGTTCGATTCGCGTTCCGGCATCCTGCTGCGGAGTCTTCGGCCTGAAGCCGAGCCGAGGAAGAAACCCGAAGGCCGGCAGCAAACGCGCCCTCGATATTTCCGTGAAGCATGTGGTGAGTCGCACGGTACGCGATAGTGCGGCCTTCCTGGCGCTGACCGAGCGGAAGGATGCAGACGCGCCGAACAAGCCGACTGGTTATGTCACGGAGGCATCCTCCCGTCGTCTGCGGGTGGCCTTTCATACGCCCAACGTCTACGGGGTCGAAGCACACCCGGACGTCAAGGCCGCAATCGAATCGACGGCTGCGCTATGTGCGGAACTTGGCCACCAGGTGGAGCAGGCCAGTCCGAACTACCGCGGGCTGGAGTTCCGGGATCACTTCATGAACTTGTGGTTCTCGGGCCCCGAGGCGCTCGTTCGCAGCGCCGTCGCCCAGGGCCTCGAGCCGGAAGATGTTCTCGAACCGGTGACACTCGGGATGGCCGAGCGATTTCGTGCGCTGCCGGAGGGCTCGACAGAGAAGGCGGTTGCCTTCTTTGCGACCTACCAGCGTGAAATGGCGGCTTTCTTCGAAGTCTACGACGTCGTTCTCTCACCGGTGCTTCGCACGCCACCGATCCTTTTGGGCACACAGGCCGGCACGCTGGGTTTCGACGAGGTGGACGAGTCGCTCTTCGACTACGCCTCCTACACCCCCGTATGGAACGCCGCCGGGAACCCGGCCATGTCGGTGCCCCTTGCATGGAGCCCCGCCAGTTTGCCGATCGGAAGTCAGTTCGCAGCACGGCTCGGAGGAGAAGGAACCTTGCTCGCGCTGGCCTACGAGTTGGAAGCGGCGCGGCCGTGGCGGGAGCGCGTAGCGCCAAGGCACTGA
- a CDS encoding MATE family efflux transporter, translating to MVQPTEVVLPTPPPPDNGRGGLREVGWLAYPVILSQISSTVMGVVDSAMVGRLGATELGAVGFAGIWCWTLFSFFFGTATGVQTFVSQDHGAGREERCGQWAWQTLWLVVPAALLAAGILSFVQEEALRLLGPSADLQLAASQYLRPRLIGAVGMTLAFVWISFFRGIGDTRTPMIAAILANVVNVGLDYALIFGKFGFPAWGVAGAGIATAVGEWGYALFVFIAAMRWRRIRDVFATAPVRPRLAALRRLLRTGVPIGGQWVMDMLTFAVFTTFVARMGDASMAASQAFVALLSMSFMQASGISVAASTLVGRYVGAGDLEAATRSFWTSQIFAGLLSLSIAVIFLVAPDTMMRIFSNDPQVIALGVPLVRLGAFFQLMDAAAIVTSGALRGAGDTRWPFVAQTLLGWGLQVPLAWLLGVSWDGGLRAAWIACTIYISILSLVLFWRFRSGRWREIDIQA from the coding sequence ATGGTCCAACCCACCGAAGTCGTCCTTCCGACGCCCCCGCCCCCTGACAACGGCCGCGGCGGCCTGCGCGAGGTGGGCTGGCTCGCCTACCCGGTCATCCTGAGCCAGATCTCGAGCACCGTGATGGGTGTGGTCGATTCGGCGATGGTCGGGCGCCTCGGCGCAACGGAACTGGGCGCCGTCGGCTTCGCGGGCATCTGGTGCTGGACGCTCTTCTCGTTCTTCTTCGGCACCGCAACGGGCGTACAGACATTCGTCTCCCAGGACCACGGGGCCGGAAGAGAGGAGCGCTGCGGACAATGGGCCTGGCAGACTCTTTGGCTGGTCGTCCCCGCCGCGCTCCTGGCTGCCGGAATCTTGTCCTTCGTGCAGGAAGAAGCCCTTCGCTTGCTGGGCCCTTCGGCCGATCTCCAACTCGCAGCGAGTCAATACCTGCGTCCGCGGTTGATCGGCGCCGTGGGAATGACCCTGGCATTCGTCTGGATCTCCTTCTTCCGGGGCATCGGCGACACCCGAACACCGATGATCGCGGCCATCCTGGCGAATGTGGTGAACGTCGGGCTCGACTACGCACTGATCTTTGGAAAGTTCGGCTTTCCCGCCTGGGGCGTAGCGGGCGCGGGTATCGCCACCGCGGTGGGCGAGTGGGGCTACGCGCTCTTCGTCTTCATCGCAGCCATGCGCTGGCGCCGCATCCGGGATGTGTTCGCTACGGCCCCGGTGCGTCCGCGCCTCGCTGCACTCCGGCGCCTGTTGCGCACGGGTGTCCCGATCGGCGGTCAATGGGTGATGGACATGCTCACCTTTGCCGTTTTCACCACATTCGTCGCACGCATGGGGGATGCGTCGATGGCGGCGAGCCAGGCCTTCGTCGCGCTGCTCTCCATGTCGTTCATGCAGGCCTCGGGCATTTCCGTGGCCGCCTCCACACTCGTCGGTCGCTATGTCGGTGCTGGCGATCTCGAAGCGGCAACTCGGAGCTTCTGGACCTCGCAGATCTTCGCGGGCCTTCTCTCCCTCAGCATCGCCGTCATCTTCCTGGTCGCGCCGGACACGATGATGCGAATCTTCAGCAACGATCCCCAGGTCATTGCCCTGGGTGTACCCTTGGTCCGCCTCGGAGCCTTCTTCCAGCTGATGGATGCGGCGGCGATCGTCACTTCCGGCGCCCTGCGCGGTGCCGGAGACACGCGTTGGCCCTTCGTCGCTCAGACGCTGCTCGGCTGGGGGCTCCAGGTGCCACTCGCGTGGTTGCTCGGCGTCTCCTGGGACGGCGGCCTGCGGGCGGCCTGGATCGCCTGCACGATCTACATCTCGATCCTCTCCCTGGTCCTCTTCTGGCGCTTCCGCTCCGGGCGTTGGCGGGAGATCGACATCCAGGCGTAG
- a CDS encoding XdhC family protein, with the protein MALSSHVVRELRDILDAFGALRGGQTAVLASVVHTQGSTYRRPGARLLVLPDDEMIGLIGGGCLEGDLLEHAVRIRASGAPTLVHYDATAEDDVIWGLGLGCAGVVDVLLEPVSQAQPGPLSALGAWRDNRETGALATGLVEPLLGHHWALHPDGRLDGAPDDELRVALAECLESGRGRQIQAAGGRVSIEIARPPLRLVIFGAGPDALPVARLALGLGWEVELCDPRPAYAQPERYPGARVHCVPADEAIARVGIRRDTYTLVMTHHYLHDRALLADLLPSATPYIGLLGPRQRADDLVAELREDGATLTEEQLERLHGPAGIDLGGEGPDAIALSLVAEIQAVAEGRPGGWLRARKGPIHDPLLS; encoded by the coding sequence ATGGCGCTATCCTCGCACGTCGTGCGGGAGCTTCGCGACATCCTCGACGCCTTTGGCGCCCTTCGGGGCGGCCAGACAGCCGTCCTCGCCAGCGTGGTCCACACGCAAGGCTCGACCTACCGTCGGCCCGGCGCCCGGCTTCTGGTGCTGCCGGACGACGAGATGATCGGGCTGATCGGCGGCGGCTGCCTGGAAGGCGATCTGCTCGAGCACGCGGTTCGGATCCGGGCGAGCGGTGCACCCACGCTGGTGCACTACGACGCCACGGCTGAGGACGACGTGATCTGGGGCCTCGGCCTCGGCTGCGCAGGCGTCGTGGACGTCTTGCTCGAACCGGTCTCCCAAGCGCAACCGGGGCCCCTCTCGGCGCTGGGCGCCTGGCGCGACAATCGGGAGACCGGTGCGCTGGCAACCGGGCTCGTGGAGCCCTTGCTGGGACACCATTGGGCCCTGCATCCCGACGGCCGGCTGGACGGCGCCCCGGACGACGAGCTGCGCGTGGCACTGGCCGAATGCCTCGAGAGCGGGCGCGGCCGCCAGATCCAAGCGGCGGGCGGGCGCGTCAGCATCGAAATCGCCCGGCCTCCGCTGCGTCTGGTGATCTTCGGCGCGGGTCCGGATGCCCTGCCCGTGGCGAGGCTCGCTCTCGGCCTCGGCTGGGAGGTGGAACTCTGCGACCCACGGCCTGCCTATGCGCAGCCGGAACGCTATCCCGGGGCGCGTGTGCATTGCGTACCGGCGGATGAAGCCATTGCCCGGGTGGGCATCCGCCGCGATACCTACACGCTCGTGATGACCCACCACTACCTGCATGATCGTGCGCTTCTGGCGGATCTGCTGCCGTCAGCGACCCCCTACATCGGTCTGCTCGGCCCCCGACAACGCGCAGATGACCTGGTCGCCGAACTCCGCGAGGATGGCGCCACCCTCACGGAGGAGCAGCTCGAACGGCTGCATGGCCCGGCCGGTATCGACCTCGGGGGCGAGGGGCCCGATGCCATCGCGCTTTCCCTGGTCGCCGAGATCCAGGCCGTCGCCGAGGGCCGTCCCGGCGGCTGGCTGCGCGCTCGCAAGGGCCCGATCCACGATCCGCTGCTCTCGTGA
- a CDS encoding TraR/DksA family transcriptional regulator, whose amino-acid sequence MTPTEEQMLRDALERLRRELTAHAAATEESARPVDLDQPIGRVSRIDALQQQQLAKAQRDATRLRLQQIDSALDRIERGDYGECIRCGEEIEFRRLQARPESPVCLPCQNLREARR is encoded by the coding sequence ATGACGCCGACTGAAGAGCAGATGCTGCGCGACGCCCTGGAGAGACTCCGACGAGAGCTGACCGCCCACGCGGCCGCCACCGAGGAGAGCGCCCGCCCTGTCGACCTCGACCAGCCGATCGGGCGGGTGTCGCGTATCGATGCCCTGCAACAACAACAGCTCGCGAAAGCGCAACGCGACGCGACCCGCTTGCGCCTGCAACAGATCGATTCCGCCCTCGACCGGATCGAACGCGGAGACTACGGCGAGTGCATCCGCTGCGGCGAGGAGATCGAATTCCGGCGGCTGCAGGCCCGCCCTGAGAGCCCGGTCTGCTTGCCCTGCCAGAACCTCCGCGAAGCTCGCCGTTGA